The DNA window TCCTGACACCCCTGTTTTCACGGATCCTAATGCGACTGTTGCCTGGTCCGGAAACTTAAGCCCCGAACTGAAAACCAATGTTTCATTTAAAAGCCTTATCGGAAGAGGAAGTGGTGAAGAATTCCAGATGAAATTTTCAGGAAACGGCTGGGTACTGATTCAACCCTATGAAGAAGTGTACTTTATGGAAAAATAAAGTGACCTCAACTTGGGCAATTTTTGTATTTTCGTACTTACTAAAATAAAGAGGATGAATAACCTGATCAAGTTAGTTTTCGTACTAATTATCTTTCCTACTACAATTATTGCCCAATCATCAAAGAAAATTTACAATTACAATATAGACCTTCTTCACGTATCCAATGATGAAGTGACGGTTTCTTTTGCTCCACCTAAAAATAATCTTAAGCAAGGGAAGTTTATTATTCCCAAACTGGTTCCCGGGTTTTACCAGGCTATGAATTTCGGACAGTACGTTTCTAATCTGGTTGCCACCGATAAAAATGGAAAAAAAATCTCTACTGAGCGTTTGGATCAAAATAGCTGGATGGTACACGATCTTAAACACGTCAACAAAATATCATATCAGGTAGCCGACGGATGGGACTCTTTAGAAAAAGATACCTATGAAGCTAAATCTGCCGGTAGTATGTTTATTAAAGACAGCGTTTTTGTCATCAATTATAATTCTTTGGTGGGCTATTTTGAAGAAATAAAAGATACTCCCTACCAAATTAATATTACAAAAAATAAGGATTTCTATGCTTCATCTGCCTTAGATTACAAAAAGAAAGATAAAAACACAGATATAGTCTGGGCAAAAGATTACCGACAATTGGTTGATTCTCCGGCTATGTACTGTGTTCCAGATACAACATGGCTGAAAATAGGCCATACTGAAGTACTTGTTTCGTTTTACAATAAGCAAGAACGGCAGTATTCAAAGACCATAGCTCATGAGATAGAGAATATTTTGAAAAATCAGCAAGCTTATCTGGGCGGAACATTACCGGTGAATAAATATGCATTTTTGATTTATTATGAATCTTCAAATGAAAAAGGATTTATGGGTGACGGGCTGGAGCATTCTCAATCTACCGTATGCCTCTACCGTTCGGGAAGTATGAAGTTTCTACCTAATGCTTTAAACAGGGTCGCTTCTCATGAATTCTTCCATATAGTAACTCCGCTTAATATTCATTCCGGAGAAATTCAGCATTATGATTTCCTGAATCCTTCGATGTCTAAACATCTATGGTTATATGAGGGTATGACGGAGTATGCCACCATTCATATGCCAATAAAACAAAAGATGATCAGTTTGGAAGATTTTGAAAAAACCCTGGAGGAAAAGATCAAAGGAATGAAAGAATTCGATGATAAAGTATCTTTCACGGAAATCAGTAAAAATGCCATGACCAGACAGGATCAGTACATGAATTTTTACGAAAAAGGTCCGTTATTGGGACTATGTCTGGATATCAGACTGCGGGAACTTTCGGGAGGAAAAATGGGAACTCAGGATCTGATGCTGCAATTGATGAAAAAATATGGAGCAGGTAAATATTTTAATGATGATGATTTATTTGATGAAATTACAACAATGACCTATCCTGAAATCCGAACATTTTTCAAAGATTATATAGAAGGTACTCAACCCGTTCCTTTAAAAGAATATCTGGCAAAAGTGGGTTTCACCTATGATGAAAATACCGGAAAAGTAAGCCTCGTACCTAATCCGGACTCTAAACAACTGGCTTTAAGAAAAGCATGGATTGACCAATAAAATTTGGTTTAAAAACCTATCATCAAGTATTTACCTTATTAAAACTTTACTATGAAAAGACAACTTTCAGGATTGTTGGTGATGATGATTCATTTTGCCTATCCGCAGATACAGAAAGTGGAGCAAGTGATCGATGCCTGTGTAAAAAAAGATAATTTCAACGGCTCCGTATTACTAGCAAAAAATGGAAAAACCGAATTGCTTACCTATAAAGGCTTATCCAACAGACATTATAACATCAGTTTTTCTGATGAAACAAGGTTTCATATTTTTTCACTCACCAAGACCTTTACGGCAGCTTTAATTATGCAGCTTTATGAAAAGGGAAAAATCAATCTGGATGCTACTATTTCTACCTACTATCCCGAATATAAAGGAGAAGCAGGTACAAAAGCAACGATAAGAAACCTGCTCACCTACAGCAGCGGCCGAGAAAATAAAGACCTCCGTTCACCGGAATTCATCCATCAGGCTTATGACAACACGATCTGGAATCTTGATGATTTTATTACCACTTTTCTTTCTGAAAAGCTGATTGATAGACCAGGAACAAAATTCAGTTACAACAATGGCGATTTCATTCTTCTTGGGAAGATCATTGAAAAAATATACCACAAACCTTTTGAAGAGGTTTTAAAAGAGCAAATCCTTATTCCGCTCAACATGCAAAATACAGGATTTCTTCATCATAACGATATTATCAAAAATATAGATGATGGATACGCTGCCGATTCGTCTGATCCGTTTGCTCTTCATACCCCGACCAATACCTATATTGATAATTTTTATTCGGCAGGAGCTATGTATTCTACTCCTAAAGATCTGCTCATTTTTGATCAGGCTGTGTTTAATTCTGTTCTGTTCAACAAAAAGACTTTAGAAACAATGCTGACTGCTGATAAAAAACTGGAAGATACAGCATTGGGCTTTTGGGTGTATCCTAAAAAATTCGGTTCAGTCAATACTATATTTGCTGAACGTCAGGGAGAAGGATACGGGCACAGTGCCAACTGGGTACATCTGGTGGATAAAGGTCTTACAGTGATCATTCTGTCAAATACCAAAGACATTAAATACCTCAACAAGATGAGGGAAAGAGTAATCAGTGCTTACTATGGACAATGAGAATCTTTAGTAATACGCTAAATCAACATAAACCCCCAAACTCTTAGACTTTCCAACTCAAAAAAACCTCCCTTCCAAACATCAAATTCACATTATTTTTTCTCAAAATATATTCACTATTGTTTGATAAATTTTTAATATATTTAGAAAAAAATATATAAATGAACAAGAATACCTCCCGCAGAGATTTTATTAAAACGGCAACCCTGGCTAGTTTCGGGGCTTTGGTTTTACCTAATTCTTTATTTGCTTATTCAAATGATTTTAAAACAGATAAAAAAGTTCGTGTTGGTTTTATCGGTGTAGGACTTCGCGGGCAGGAACATGTAAAATTACTAGCCAAACGTAATGATGTGGAAATTATAGCGTTTGCAGATCCGGACAAAAGGATGCTTGCCGCTTCCCAGAAAATATTAAAAGACAATAATAAGCCGGCTGCTCAGGAATTTTCAAATGGTGAATACGACTACAGAAATCTTTTAAAATCAAAAAATATAGACGCAGTTGTCATTGCTACTCCGTGGGAATGGCATCTTCCTCAAGGTGTGGAGGCTATGAGGGCTAAAAAGATTGTAGGAATGGAAGTTGCCGGAGCAATCAAACTTCAGGACTGCTGGGAATTTGTAAAGGTATACGAGGAAACAAAAGTTCCTATTTTCATGATGGAAAATGTATGCTACCGCAGAGATATTATGGCGATATTGAACATGGTTCGTAAAGGAATGTTTGGTGAACTGGTTCATGGAAGAGGAGGCTATCAGCATGATCTGAGAGGTGTTCTTTTCAACGACGGAGTAACCCCTTACAATTCAGGAGCTGAATTTGGAGAAAAAGGTTTCAGTGAAGCCAAATGGAGAACAGAACATTATGTAAAACGCAACGGAGAATTGTATCCTACTCACGGATTAGGTCCGGTTGCCATGATGATGGATATCAACCGTGGAAATCGTTTGATCAGACTTTCTTCTTTCTCTTCAAAATCGGTAGGACTTCATAAATATATTGTAGAACATGCTAAAGGAGGAGAAAATCATCCTAATGCAAAAGTAAAATTCAACCAGGGAGACATTGTCACTACTCAAATTGCATGTGCCAATGGTGAAACCATTCTTTTAACTCACGATACAAGTTTACAAAGACCTTATGACCTTGGATTCAGAGTACAGGGAACTGAAGGATTATGGCAGGATTTCGGATGGGGTGACTTCGATCAGGGACAGATTTATTTTGAAAAAACAATGAACCATACCCACCGTTGGGACAATACAGAAAAATGGATGAAAGAGCACGATCATCCGATGTGGAAGAAATTTGAAACTACCGCTGCCGGTGCCGGACATGGAGGAATGGACTTCTTTGTCATGAATACCTTTATTGAATGTATCAAACGAAATATAGAATTCCCAATGGACGTCTATGACCTGGCTTTATGGTATTCTATTACCCCGCTAAGTGAAGAGTCTATTGCCAAAGGAGGTCAGGTTGTTGATATTCCTGATTTCACCAACGGCAAATGGAAAACCCGTAAACCTGTATTTGGAATGACCGATGAGTTTTAAAAAGACCGTACTCATCCTTGCCGGCGGACTGGGAAGCCGCTACAAAGGATTAAAACAAGTTGATGGAATTCTTGATAACGGATCTCCGATTTTAGAATATTCTATCTATGATGCATTGGAATCCGGTTTTCAAAAAATAGTTATTGTTGTCAACAAACTGATTCCTGAAAGTTATATAGAACGACTCAATACCCTATCCGAATCGGAAGGGTTTGAGCTGCATTGGGTGTATCAGGAAATGAATAGTATCCCAATACACAATTTTGACTACTCTGAACGACAAAAACCATGGGGTACGGCACATGCCGTACTTTGTGCCAGAGAAGTCGTACAGGAACCTTTTATCATGATCAATGCTGATGATTTTTATGGAAGAAAAACATATCAACTTGCTGCTGATGAAATCGAACGCGGACATATTTCAGACTCACAGTTTGGAACGGTAGCCTATCCGGTTGATACCACATTAAGTGGTAATGGAACTGTCGCCAGAGGAATCTGCACATTGGATTCTGAAAATTATCTGATTAAAGTAGATGAACAAACTTCTATTCAAAAGGTCAATGATTCCATCATCTATACTGAGAATGGAAAAAATATAGAAATAGCACCGGACACCTTAGTATCTATGAATTTTTTCATTTTCCATCCGGCTATTTTTGATGCACTTGATACTTACTTTTCTGATTTTATTGCATCTAATCCTTTGCCCACTCAGGAATTCTATATTCCTTCGGCTGTACAAAGGATGATTGATGAAAAAAGGGCAAAAGTATTGGTAAAAGCATCGCCTTCACAATGGATGGGTGTTACCTATGCAGATGACAAAAAGAGCATCAGGGACTTTCTGATCTCGGAAATTCAGAATAACAGATACCCGGAAAATTTATGGACATCAATGACATTGTAATTCAATTTATCGGAGCGAATAAATATGATCTTTCTCCGATTACCGATGGATTGATCAATACGACCTACCTTTTAGAGGATAAAACCCGAAATGAAAAATTTATTCTGCAAAAGATCAATAATAATGTTTTCAGGCAGCCGGAGATTATCGTCAACAATCATTTGATGATTAATGAACTTCTGAGATCAAATAATTATCAATTTCAAATTATAGAGCCTATTCCCTCTCTTATCGATAAACTTCTGGTAAAAGATGCCAATGGCCAACCATGGCGCATGCTAAGTTTTGTGGAAAACAGTATTACTTTTCTTACTGCTCCCTCTTTACAGACGGCTTTTGAAGCTGCTAAAACCTTTAGTTATTTTCTTACCACCATCAATACTGAAAAGTTACCCGCCATTGAAGATCCGCTTCCTGATTTCCTCAATTTTGAAAAAAGGATTTCGGATTATAAAATTGCACTAAAAGATGCGGCTCCTCATTTAAAAGAAAATGCAAAGACTGAAATAGAAATCACGAACCGGTTTTTGTCCTTACCTGATCATTGGATAGAAATGGAGAAAAGCAATCAGATTCCCAAAAGAATCATCCATGCAGATGTAAAAATCAGCAACATTCTTTTTGATCAAAATCATCATCCTTTAGCGGTCATTGATCTGGATACTATGATGATCTCTACTATTTTATATGATTTTGGCACAATGATCCAATCCTACACCAATACAACCACTGAAGATGACGGAGGCGCCAGAAACAATTTCAATCCTGAAATGTATAAGGCTGTAAAAGAAGGATTTCTATTCCATCTAAAAGAAAAATTAACTCCGGAAGAATCTGAAAATCTCGATTATGCTGCACAAGTCGCCATTTATATCCAGGAACTTCGATTTTTAACCGATTACCTGAACGGAAGCACCTACTATTCTATCAAACATCCTGAACACAATTTGGACAGGACAAAAAATCAGCTGGAATTATTGAAGGGGTTGAGGGAATACTTAGAAAATATGTGATTTTTTTAAATTCTACTTTTTAAAAACAAAGAACATTTAACTTGCTACGGAATAGCAAAGTTTAAAGATTATTTATGTGAGCTATGTTGAGATTCCTCCTTCGTCGGAATGACAATAGGCCCACGCTTTATCTCATTAATGCAAAATGAAATATGCTGCTTCTATTCAAAGTAACAAAAATCTGTGTACATCTGCGAAATCTGTGGTTAATCAAATGACAAAGTCACAAAAGCTATTTGAACACTTAAGTTATTTTAAGTGTACAATCTTTGTGCATAGAAAGTACATTAAAGTTTTTATGAAAATCTCTGATTTTCTTCTAAAGTGAACTTACATGTTTAGTAGCATGATGAGCTTATTGAAGTGAACTTAAGTGTTATAAAAAAAACTGCATTATCTGCAAAATCTGCAAAAGTTTTTATTTCAAAAAGTTCAGAATAGCTTTCCAATCTTCGAGTTTTTTCTCAAGTGGAATTGTATAAGCAGGACTTGTTGAGGGAAGTAAAAATACGGGTAAGCTATTATTCTTCCCTAATAGTTTAATCAGATTTTTATAGGACTTTCCGCCATTACAGAAAATAGCTTTGATATGTGGATGTTCTTCCAAAAGCTCAGCAATCTGATTGGCTTCTTCGTTTTTAATATCAGAATCCAGGCTTCCTTTTCTTTCGCAGGAGTCGATGACATCCCAGAGGGCAATATGATGTTTCTTTATTGTTTTAATTCTTTGGACATACTCTTCAGTAAATTCTTCATTCAGCAATTCAAAAATAATTCTCCAGAATTTGTTCTGAGGATGTGCATAATATTGCTGTTTCTCCAATGACTTTCCACCCGGGATTGAGCCCAGAATCAGAATTTCAGACTGTTGATCAATAATTGGAGGAAAAGAAGAAATACGGTTTTGCATGATCAAATATATGCATTTTGGCTAAAGCCATTGGAATTTTTATATAAAAAAAGCGGGCTAAAGCCCGCTCCCATTGATATTTTTATAATGTTTCTTTCAACCAGTCAAAGAATTCTCTCTGCCATACCAATCCGTTTTGTGGATGAAGTACCCAGTGATTTTCGTTCGGGAAGTAAACCAGTTTAGATTTTAAACCTCTTAATTTTGCAGCCTGGAAAGCTTCCTGTCCTTGCTCGTAAGGTACACGGAAATCAATTCCACCCTGAACAATCATAATGGGCTTATTCCATTTTTCTACAAAGTTGCTTGGGTTAAATTCTGTATAAGCCTTTGGAAGTGGCTTTTCCCATGGAGAACCAAGATCCCAGTTGGCAAACCAAAGCTCTTCAGTCGTCAGATACCATGATTTCATGTCAAATAATCCATCATGTGCAATGAACGTTTTGAATCTGTTTTCGTGGATCCCGGCTAACATGAATACACTGTATCCTCCATAGCTTGCTCCTACCGCTGCTACTCTTTCTCCGTCTACATACGGTAAAGTTTTCGCATAATCAGTAGCTGCCAGATAATCTCTCATCGGCTGTCCACCCCAGTCTTTTGAAATATCTTCATTCCATTTTGTACCCCATCCCGGCATCCCTCTTCTGTTCGGAGCTACTACGATATAATCATGAGCAGTCATTAATGCGAAGTTCCATCTTACACTGAAATATTGTGTCAATGCAGACTGTGGACCTCCCTGACAGTATACTAATGTCGGGTACTTTTTGTTTGGATCAAAGTTGGGTGGATAGTGGAACCATACTCCCATTTCTTTACCATCGGAAGTTTTCACCATCTTAAGTTCGGATTTTCCTTGCGCCAATTTAGCATAGGTATCTTTATTGGCTTCGGTCACCTGCTTCATCTCTCCATTTTTAAGGTTAACAGAGAATAGTTCCGTTGCGTGGTTTACATCTGTTCTTCCTACTAAAAGTGAAGTTTTATTGTCTGTAAAAATTTCGTTAACATCGAAATCTCCTTTGGTAATCTGCTGTACTTTTGCTGATTTTGAATCCAGTGAGAAAAGCTGCTTTGTTCCTCTGTAAGCTGCAGTAAAGTAAATTGTTTTTGAATCTGCTCCCCAAAGAACGTCTCCAGAAACACTATCATCCCAACCTGCAGTCAGATTGGTTACTTTTCCGGTCTTCCAGTCCATGATTTTCACATCATTTTTATCAGCTTCATACCCGTCTCTGGCCATACTCTGCCAGATCAGCGATTTTCCATCCGGACTGAATTTTGGGTTAATATCGTACCCTTTATTAGATTCGGTAATGTTTTTTGTAGTACCTGAAGCCATATCGTAGGCAAAAATATCCGTATTGGTACTTGTTGCATACTCTTTACCGCTTTTAGGCTTTGTAACGTATAAAAGCTGTGCAGAATCGGCACTCCAGATAAAGTCTTCTGCTCCACCGAAAGGTCTTTGCGGCGAATCCCATGTTTTTCCTTCCAGTAGATCTTTGGCACCTTCTACTTTATCGGAAGTATTTACTACAAATACGTGATTGTATTTTCCTTCATTGAAATAATCCCAATGTCTGTGATTCAGGTCTGTATACACCTGAGCTGTGGTCTTCGGAGTATCGGCATATTTATCCTTACCCATTAATTTTTCAACCAACACCTGCTTACTGAAGGCGATTCTTTTTCCATCCGGAGAAATAACGATATTATCGACTTCACCAATTGTATAAAATTCACTCCATGTCTTTCCGGCGTCTTTGGAAAGATAGATTTTATCGCCTTCCTGAGCATAAATCCCATTCTTATCCCATTGGATCAGAGATTTTTTACCGAAATCTATTTTTGCAGATTGATTATTAAGAACATTCAGAAAGTAGTTCTCACTTTTTGTTTTTTCTGTTTTCAGATCTACCTGTCCTACTTTGTAAATAAGAGAAGCCTGATCCGGTGAAACTGCCTGCACTCCAACTTTTTTCAAAGTCCAAAGAATTTCAGGCGTCATTACTTGTTGTGCATTCATTAAAAGCGGAGCTGCCAGAGCCAGCAGACTGTACTTAAGTTTCATATGTCAATATTCATTTTTTAACGGAATTACAAAATCATAGCGATTTCAATAATTCCTTTTATTAAATTCAAAGATTGCCAAAGTTAGTATTTAAAATAAAAATGGACGAAAAAATTAACACTTAAGTTTTCTAAAATTAAAATAATTAATTAGTCAATAGGTAAATTTCATTAATTTTATCAAAAACTAAATATCCAACCATCATGAAAAAAATTTTACTTTTTTCGTCAATCCTTTTTTCATCATTCCTTTTTTCACAAATAGCCATACTTCCTATCGGAACTCATTATAACAATGCTTATCAGGCTACTATTTCAGGAAACGGAACTATTTATTATACTACCGACGGCAGCACACCGACCTTGAGCTCGTCTTCGGCTATCAATAATGTGCAAATCTCTATTAATCAGAATAAGGAAATCAAGGCCTTTCTTGTTGATGGCCAGGGAAATTCTTCCGCTATAATCAGCAAAAAGTATTACACCGGAAGTATTCCTGATGCTGCCATTTATTTTAAAGCTCCTTCTACATGGACATCTGGAAGTTGTATTATGATCGATATGGTGAATCCAAATTCAATTAACGGATTTGTAATTGATACTTTCTGGCCGGGAATGGCGATGCAGCCTACCGGTTGTGAAACCTGGTATAAAATAAGCCGAAATTTTGAAGAAGCTAATGTAAGTTTTAATAACTGTACTCCTTTCGAAAATATCCCTCAAACGGTTACAACCAATTCGATTCCGATGGGAAGTACTCTATACTATGACTTTACAGATGGAATTATAACGAATCCACCTTCCTGCTTATTTTTAGCAACTCGTGAAAATCAGTCACAAGGTAAAAATGTTTTGATCAAAATTTATCCAAATCCTGTTTCAGATATTCTAAAGGTAAATACTGATCGGTATTTTCAGGAGTATGAAATCATAGATGTTACCGGAAAAATAGTTTCAAATGGTAAGTTTAAAAAAGATATTTCCATTCATGATCTTATTTCAGGAAATTATTTTTTAAAACTGAAAGACCAAAAGGGAGATTTAGTTTTACTGAAATTCATTAAGAAATAAAAAAATCCGTCAGTAATTAAACCAACGGACTTTATAACTTATATATTCAATCAATTAATCTCCATCTGAGAACATTGAGTTGGCCAGAGAAGTAACAATTGACAATAGGATACTGAATATAAATGCCCACCAGAAGCCATCTACCACCATACTGTCAATAAAATAATCTGCAAGCATAATAATTGCGGCATTAATTACCAATGCAAAAAATCCTAAGGTAATAATAGTCAGTGGAAGACCGAAAAGGCTTAAAATGGGTTTTACAAATATGTTTAAAACTCCCAGGACAATAGCAAAAATAATTGCCGTTGAAAATCCTTCAAAATGTACTCCCGGTAAAATTTTAGTTAAAAGATAGGCAACTATGGCCGTCACAAACAATCTGATAATTAAGTTCATTTCGTAATTTTTTTAATGTTTATGGGGGATATGGAGCAAAAGCCATTCCATTTTCAAGATTTTTTTTTAATCAAATTCTATTTATTTAGGAAATATTTTAAGCTAGCAGATCTTTTATTTTATTTTCATCATGGTGACTAGCGAAGTCGCTACATGACTTTCTGCGCCTGAACCTTCAGTCACTACATAAATCTCCGTTCTTATCACACTGATCTTCGCCCCGCCTTTTATGACATAGGATTTAGAGATTAAAGCATCTCCTATTGCAGGACGCAGGTAATTCACCTTCAGTTCTACGGTTACCACATAGCAATCTTCTTCATAATGACTTACTGCGGCATATCCTGAAGAAACATCTACTAAGGAAGCAATCATAGCGCCATTGAACATGCCTGCTTTTCTGGTCATCAGTTCCATTTTTGGAATTTTCATAGAAATGAAATCGGTTTCTACTTCCAGCAGTTCTGCTTTATAAAACTTCAGGGTTTCTGAACGGTCAAAGCTATCGGTAATGAGTTTCTTTTTTTCCGGAGTCATTGTTATTTAATTTGATGGTAAATGTAAGGATTGATTTAAATGTAAACCTAATAGATTGGTGTTGTTTTACTTATAAAAGATTAGTTTTGCAGTAAAGAAACCGTCCCATGAACTTAAAAAAAATGCTTCTGGTTCTCACCTTTATAATAGGCTGTATTTATCATGCCCAGACACTGCATTTATATGGAGGTGCTGACCAGGATCAATATCTGGGATGCCTCAATTGTGATAATTTTGATAAAAACTCGGTGTGGAATAAGTTTAGTGACTATGGCAATCCGTTCAGCTCAAAATCTATCTGGAATACCTACGGAAACTATGGAAGTACTTATAGCACTTATTCACCATGGAGTGCCTACGCATCGTATCCGCCGGCTATTCTGGATGAAAACGGAAACTTTTTAGGCTTCCTAACCCTGAACCCTTATAAATCCGATAGATCAGAACTTGAACTGGCTTTGATTGTATGTAAACATCATGAAGAGATCAAAAAAGATGTTGGAGGCTGGTATGAGAGGCTATTTCGGTAAATTAGCCGGTCAAAGAAACGGTGTGAAAAAATTAAACGCTCTATTTGTCATACCATAAAAATCCACATAATTAAAATATAGCGCGTTTGACTGGCAGTCAAAAGGTCACGGGTTCGAATCCCGTTTTCTCCCCTCTCTACTACAAAGCTTTTTCTATTACTTCGGTCTTCAACGTTCTGGTTGATTATCCTGTAATTCTTTATTTTGACACTATAAATTCTCCCAAACCCTAATAAATATCAGGTTTTTCAGCCGAAATAAAGTTCTCTACTGTAAAGAATTACTACAAATAAAACTATATTTGCATTTATTATTTTTAATAAGACTAAATAATAATAAATGCAACAACTCGGTAAAAAGAAGTCTAAGGGTACATTTAAAAAATATATTCTAAAAGTTCATTTATGGCTTGGACTACTTTCCGATATTATTGTTTTAATAGTTTCTTTGTCGGAAGCAATTTTTGTTTTCAATGAAGATATTACCGCTGCGTTGCGTAAGGAACATACTTTTCATGGTGAGAAGGATATTCAGCATAAAAAATCACTTCCCTTACGTGAGTTAAAAGACCTTGTAAATGCCCAGCTAAAACATGAAATTGTAAAAGCAGATGAAGTTACCATTCCTATTGACCCTTCACGTTCCTATCAATTCGGACTGGTTAAAGGCAATCCTGAGGGCTGGAATCATTTCAATAGCATTATTGTCTATAAAAACGTTTACGTAAACCAATATACTGGCATAAGCCTGTTCTGTGCATCATTGCCGATAACGGGGTTTATGATCTGGTGGGGCCGAAGAAATAAAAAGAAAACAACAACCTAAAAATCAGTTATCATGAAGAAGCACTATATATGGTTACCCTTAATGGCGAGCCTGAATGCGTACGGGCAGACAGAAAGCACG is part of the Chryseobacterium lactis genome and encodes:
- a CDS encoding DNA-deoxyinosine glycosylase, translating into MQNRISSFPPIIDQQSEILILGSIPGGKSLEKQQYYAHPQNKFWRIIFELLNEEFTEEYVQRIKTIKKHHIALWDVIDSCERKGSLDSDIKNEEANQIAELLEEHPHIKAIFCNGGKSYKNLIKLLGKNNSLPVFLLPSTSPAYTIPLEKKLEDWKAILNFLK
- a CDS encoding S9 family peptidase, which translates into the protein MKLKYSLLALAAPLLMNAQQVMTPEILWTLKKVGVQAVSPDQASLIYKVGQVDLKTEKTKSENYFLNVLNNQSAKIDFGKKSLIQWDKNGIYAQEGDKIYLSKDAGKTWSEFYTIGEVDNIVISPDGKRIAFSKQVLVEKLMGKDKYADTPKTTAQVYTDLNHRHWDYFNEGKYNHVFVVNTSDKVEGAKDLLEGKTWDSPQRPFGGAEDFIWSADSAQLLYVTKPKSGKEYATSTNTDIFAYDMASGTTKNITESNKGYDINPKFSPDGKSLIWQSMARDGYEADKNDVKIMDWKTGKVTNLTAGWDDSVSGDVLWGADSKTIYFTAAYRGTKQLFSLDSKSAKVQQITKGDFDVNEIFTDNKTSLLVGRTDVNHATELFSVNLKNGEMKQVTEANKDTYAKLAQGKSELKMVKTSDGKEMGVWFHYPPNFDPNKKYPTLVYCQGGPQSALTQYFSVRWNFALMTAHDYIVVAPNRRGMPGWGTKWNEDISKDWGGQPMRDYLAATDYAKTLPYVDGERVAAVGASYGGYSVFMLAGIHENRFKTFIAHDGLFDMKSWYLTTEELWFANWDLGSPWEKPLPKAYTEFNPSNFVEKWNKPIMIVQGGIDFRVPYEQGQEAFQAAKLRGLKSKLVYFPNENHWVLHPQNGLVWQREFFDWLKETL
- a CDS encoding phosphotransferase enzyme family protein, producing the protein MDINDIVIQFIGANKYDLSPITDGLINTTYLLEDKTRNEKFILQKINNNVFRQPEIIVNNHLMINELLRSNNYQFQIIEPIPSLIDKLLVKDANGQPWRMLSFVENSITFLTAPSLQTAFEAAKTFSYFLTTINTEKLPAIEDPLPDFLNFEKRISDYKIALKDAAPHLKENAKTEIEITNRFLSLPDHWIEMEKSNQIPKRIIHADVKISNILFDQNHHPLAVIDLDTMMISTILYDFGTMIQSYTNTTTEDDGGARNNFNPEMYKAVKEGFLFHLKEKLTPEESENLDYAAQVAIYIQELRFLTDYLNGSTYYSIKHPEHNLDRTKNQLELLKGLREYLENM
- a CDS encoding serine hydrolase domain-containing protein, with translation MKRQLSGLLVMMIHFAYPQIQKVEQVIDACVKKDNFNGSVLLAKNGKTELLTYKGLSNRHYNISFSDETRFHIFSLTKTFTAALIMQLYEKGKINLDATISTYYPEYKGEAGTKATIRNLLTYSSGRENKDLRSPEFIHQAYDNTIWNLDDFITTFLSEKLIDRPGTKFSYNNGDFILLGKIIEKIYHKPFEEVLKEQILIPLNMQNTGFLHHNDIIKNIDDGYAADSSDPFALHTPTNTYIDNFYSAGAMYSTPKDLLIFDQAVFNSVLFNKKTLETMLTADKKLEDTALGFWVYPKKFGSVNTIFAERQGEGYGHSANWVHLVDKGLTVIILSNTKDIKYLNKMRERVISAYYGQ
- a CDS encoding M61 family metallopeptidase: MNNLIKLVFVLIIFPTTIIAQSSKKIYNYNIDLLHVSNDEVTVSFAPPKNNLKQGKFIIPKLVPGFYQAMNFGQYVSNLVATDKNGKKISTERLDQNSWMVHDLKHVNKISYQVADGWDSLEKDTYEAKSAGSMFIKDSVFVINYNSLVGYFEEIKDTPYQINITKNKDFYASSALDYKKKDKNTDIVWAKDYRQLVDSPAMYCVPDTTWLKIGHTEVLVSFYNKQERQYSKTIAHEIENILKNQQAYLGGTLPVNKYAFLIYYESSNEKGFMGDGLEHSQSTVCLYRSGSMKFLPNALNRVASHEFFHIVTPLNIHSGEIQHYDFLNPSMSKHLWLYEGMTEYATIHMPIKQKMISLEDFEKTLEEKIKGMKEFDDKVSFTEISKNAMTRQDQYMNFYEKGPLLGLCLDIRLRELSGGKMGTQDLMLQLMKKYGAGKYFNDDDLFDEITTMTYPEIRTFFKDYIEGTQPVPLKEYLAKVGFTYDENTGKVSLVPNPDSKQLALRKAWIDQ
- a CDS encoding sugar phosphate nucleotidyltransferase — protein: MSFKKTVLILAGGLGSRYKGLKQVDGILDNGSPILEYSIYDALESGFQKIVIVVNKLIPESYIERLNTLSESEGFELHWVYQEMNSIPIHNFDYSERQKPWGTAHAVLCAREVVQEPFIMINADDFYGRKTYQLAADEIERGHISDSQFGTVAYPVDTTLSGNGTVARGICTLDSENYLIKVDEQTSIQKVNDSIIYTENGKNIEIAPDTLVSMNFFIFHPAIFDALDTYFSDFIASNPLPTQEFYIPSAVQRMIDEKRAKVLVKASPSQWMGVTYADDKKSIRDFLISEIQNNRYPENLWTSMTL
- a CDS encoding Gfo/Idh/MocA family protein; protein product: MNKNTSRRDFIKTATLASFGALVLPNSLFAYSNDFKTDKKVRVGFIGVGLRGQEHVKLLAKRNDVEIIAFADPDKRMLAASQKILKDNNKPAAQEFSNGEYDYRNLLKSKNIDAVVIATPWEWHLPQGVEAMRAKKIVGMEVAGAIKLQDCWEFVKVYEETKVPIFMMENVCYRRDIMAILNMVRKGMFGELVHGRGGYQHDLRGVLFNDGVTPYNSGAEFGEKGFSEAKWRTEHYVKRNGELYPTHGLGPVAMMMDINRGNRLIRLSSFSSKSVGLHKYIVEHAKGGENHPNAKVKFNQGDIVTTQIACANGETILLTHDTSLQRPYDLGFRVQGTEGLWQDFGWGDFDQGQIYFEKTMNHTHRWDNTEKWMKEHDHPMWKKFETTAAGAGHGGMDFFVMNTFIECIKRNIEFPMDVYDLALWYSITPLSEESIAKGGQVVDIPDFTNGKWKTRKPVFGMTDEF